Within the Pseudostreptobacillus hongkongensis genome, the region TGTCTTGCTCTTGATTTTCCATTCCAAGTTAAAGAATACCTTTCCTTAGAATCCTCTAAATCTTGTACCCCCCCCCAAGATAATTTGCCTTAATAAATTAAAATCTATTCTTTCTTCTATAA harbors:
- a CDS encoding site-specific DNA-methyltransferase (Type III DNA modification enzyme) — encoded protein: MEKLNGTSMDLVQENVKKLKEIFPEIFIEERIDFNLLRQIILGGGTRFRGF